One region of Bacterioplanoides sp. SCSIO 12839 genomic DNA includes:
- a CDS encoding ABC transporter substrate-binding protein produces MTHLLRATVFLVMMSMLTVQAETQRNTIHIVSDLWPGATLEDGSGLYWELVKQAFALEDINVTTSHMPYARSVEQVVHGNADAWLASYPDEVQAAVYSKHHIDVDEILAISDCDMPLHSQDDLRNRTLAWLRGYRFDRYLNVPVDIHEVDSQEHALKMLLSGHGLNAYLTPATLYEPSIQKSAFIDAELKVTPLMQLPLLIGFRNTQRGIRMRDAFDRGFAQLLQQGEVARLYQRYNWGLYQPQMPDDSLRLAKPSDTHPAH; encoded by the coding sequence TTGACCCATCTACTGAGAGCAACAGTGTTTCTGGTCATGATGTCGATGCTTACGGTTCAGGCTGAGACGCAACGCAATACCATCCACATCGTCAGCGACTTGTGGCCCGGGGCAACACTTGAAGACGGCAGCGGCCTGTATTGGGAGCTGGTGAAACAGGCGTTCGCTCTGGAAGACATTAACGTAACAACATCCCATATGCCCTATGCGCGCTCAGTCGAACAAGTCGTGCATGGCAACGCCGATGCCTGGCTGGCGTCTTACCCTGATGAAGTGCAGGCAGCCGTTTATTCAAAACATCATATCGATGTCGATGAAATCCTGGCCATCAGCGACTGTGACATGCCACTGCATTCTCAGGATGATCTGCGCAATCGCACACTGGCGTGGCTCAGAGGGTACCGTTTTGATCGTTACCTGAACGTTCCGGTCGACATTCACGAGGTTGATTCGCAGGAGCATGCTTTAAAAATGCTGTTATCCGGCCATGGCCTGAATGCATATCTGACTCCAGCCACTCTGTATGAACCCTCCATACAAAAATCCGCCTTTATCGATGCTGAGCTCAAAGTAACGCCCTTGATGCAATTGCCGCTATTGATTGGCTTTCGCAACACCCAACGTGGCATCAGAATGCGCGATGCTTTCGATCGCGGTTTTGCACAGCTCTTACAACAAGGTGAAGTTGCACGCCTGTATCAACGATACAACTGGGGGCTCTATCAACCTCAGATGCCGGATGATTCACTCCGGTTAGCCAAACCATCCGATACCCACCCAGCTCATTAA
- a CDS encoding ATP-binding protein: protein MMKTVSFFRYLYGTVALALVLTLSALFTAIYYLEEQNSWQDFARDIQQVLLISQMKCQTEDLTNHCVQQIFAIEDFDINQEAPPTQPETLGHWPYFDNRILVMPFQMGYQAQLDNQPDIWIRDALEHLQESADDDPFADIISTAAAMALILLLAIAVFLYWPVKRLINWLKQLETAADALAQEDYSVSLPVLNISPFDQLSHRFNRMVLLIRSNLEEKRLLANAMAHEMRTPLSRARLALGLLQRQPGDELQTELLGDLDRYLDELEKVTDNSLQLVRLQNSETNMTSLSLDQWLQEKLHSRQGQGQSISWQADIDACTLVTDERFLTLIIDNLLSNAERYTHDQIHVSLKQRYGRVSLIITDNGPGIPASEIEKALQPFSRLDESRDRRSGGIGLGLALVSTACQRLDVQLSLNDAQPGLQVVLNFPDNR, encoded by the coding sequence ATGATGAAAACCGTTAGTTTTTTCCGCTATTTGTATGGCACCGTTGCCCTGGCGCTGGTGCTGACGTTAAGCGCCCTGTTTACCGCTATCTATTACCTGGAAGAACAAAACAGCTGGCAGGATTTTGCCCGCGATATTCAGCAGGTGCTGCTCATTTCGCAAATGAAATGCCAAACCGAAGACCTTACCAATCACTGTGTTCAACAGATCTTTGCGATAGAAGATTTTGATATCAACCAAGAGGCTCCTCCAACTCAACCTGAGACACTGGGGCACTGGCCCTATTTCGATAATCGTATCCTGGTGATGCCATTCCAGATGGGCTATCAGGCGCAGCTCGATAATCAGCCTGACATCTGGATTCGTGATGCGCTGGAGCACCTGCAGGAGTCGGCTGACGATGATCCATTCGCCGATATTATCAGCACCGCAGCGGCGATGGCGTTAATCCTGCTGCTGGCCATTGCTGTGTTTTTATATTGGCCGGTTAAGCGCCTTATCAACTGGCTGAAACAACTCGAAACTGCAGCTGACGCGTTGGCGCAAGAAGATTATTCCGTCAGCTTACCGGTACTGAATATTTCACCATTCGATCAACTGTCTCACCGGTTTAATCGTATGGTGTTGTTGATTCGCAGCAATCTGGAAGAAAAACGCCTGCTGGCAAACGCCATGGCACATGAAATGCGCACACCGCTGAGTCGCGCCCGACTGGCACTGGGATTACTGCAGCGCCAACCTGGCGACGAATTACAAACCGAGCTGCTCGGTGACCTCGATCGCTACCTGGATGAACTGGAAAAAGTCACCGATAACAGCCTGCAACTGGTGCGATTACAGAATTCTGAAACCAACATGACCAGCCTGTCACTCGATCAGTGGTTGCAGGAAAAATTGCATAGCAGACAAGGACAGGGGCAAAGCATTAGCTGGCAAGCCGACATCGATGCCTGCACCCTGGTTACCGATGAACGTTTTTTAACGCTGATCATCGACAATCTGCTGAGCAATGCGGAACGTTACACACACGACCAGATTCATGTGTCACTTAAGCAACGTTATGGTCGTGTTTCTCTGATTATTACAGATAACGGCCCTGGGATTCCGGCATCTGAAATTGAAAAAGCGCTGCAACCCTTCAGCCGATTGGATGAAAGTCGCGACCGACGCTCGGGAGGCATTGGCCTGGGGCTCGCGTTGGTCAGCACTGCCTGCCAACGCCTGGATGTTCAGCTTTCACTTAACGATGCCCAACCTGGCCTGCAAGTGGTACTGAATTTTCCGGACAATCGTTAA
- a CDS encoding response regulator transcription factor, whose amino-acid sequence MSEFAGKHILVVEDDAEISRLLTVFLKTEGFHVQVCQRGDQAPNIVRQSCPDLLILDILLPGQDGLAVCQQVRSFYQGPILMLTACEDDISELTAFRSGADDYVRKPIRPDVLLMRIHALLKRCSHQSVQSEHYRCGPIDIIPGRREVLLNGEAVELQSGEFDLLELLARHQGQAVSRDRCYKSLRGIDYDGVDRSLDMRISSLRKRLGDQSPQRWIKTIRGTGYMLANDENR is encoded by the coding sequence ATGAGCGAGTTTGCAGGCAAACACATTCTGGTGGTTGAAGACGATGCCGAAATCAGCCGTTTGTTGACGGTGTTTTTAAAAACCGAAGGCTTTCATGTGCAAGTCTGCCAGCGTGGAGATCAGGCGCCGAATATTGTGCGCCAGTCCTGTCCTGACCTGCTGATCCTGGATATTCTGCTGCCGGGCCAGGATGGCCTGGCAGTCTGTCAGCAGGTACGTTCTTTTTATCAGGGGCCAATTCTGATGCTCACCGCTTGCGAAGACGATATCTCCGAGCTCACGGCTTTTCGCAGTGGCGCTGATGATTACGTGCGCAAACCGATCCGCCCGGATGTGCTGCTGATGCGCATTCATGCGTTGTTAAAGCGCTGTAGCCACCAGAGCGTTCAATCGGAGCACTATCGCTGTGGTCCCATTGATATCATTCCAGGACGTCGTGAAGTATTGCTCAATGGTGAAGCCGTGGAGCTGCAAAGCGGCGAGTTTGACCTGCTGGAATTGCTTGCACGCCATCAAGGCCAGGCGGTCAGTCGCGATCGCTGTTACAAGAGCTTGCGTGGTATTGATTACGACGGTGTCGATCGCTCACTCGACATGCGCATTTCCTCTCTCAGAAAACGTCTCGGTGACCAATCGCCGCAACGCTGGATTAAAACCATCCGGGGTACCGGTTATATGTTGGCCAATGATGAAAACCGTTAG
- the nhaD gene encoding sodium:proton antiporter NhaD yields the protein MTIAIIIIAAIGFLSIILEEVIKIDKAKSTLFWGTLAWFVYFIGTHDAGNPELAVGVHHTFNENLLDIASLWLFLFAAMTFVAYLSEKGVIQTMASALLPSQIGLKTLLFFIGGFAFLFSSLADNITATLVCLALINSLNLSNSQKLRYAVVVVYGVNAGGVSLITGDVTTLMIFLAGKVAIADLLGLIIPAFISVMTLCVLLSFGLTGQLAIEKNKADLDVVDWTITGLFFLTILTVIFANVFYGVPPVLTFLFGLGLMFMVAQFIDKQEPLLDYIRKIEFDTLLFFLGVLLLVGILKEVKALDSILLIYQHLAPALANYLLGIISAIFDNVPLTSALLKSGIEMSTNDWLGLTFSVGVGGAMLSIGSAAGVVAMNKVKGLTFINYLKYTPLLLIAYSVGYLLVIWSRQLMVG from the coding sequence ATGACGATTGCCATTATCATCATTGCCGCCATTGGTTTTTTATCCATCATCCTTGAAGAAGTCATTAAAATCGATAAGGCCAAGTCCACCTTGTTTTGGGGGACGCTGGCTTGGTTTGTGTATTTTATCGGCACCCACGATGCTGGTAATCCTGAGCTCGCTGTGGGAGTGCACCATACCTTTAACGAAAACCTGTTGGATATCGCCTCGTTATGGTTGTTCTTGTTTGCGGCCATGACCTTTGTGGCGTATTTGTCAGAGAAGGGCGTGATCCAGACCATGGCCTCAGCTTTGTTGCCCAGTCAGATTGGTTTAAAAACCTTGTTGTTTTTTATTGGCGGGTTTGCCTTTTTATTCTCGTCGTTGGCCGACAACATTACCGCGACACTGGTCTGTCTGGCGTTGATTAATAGCCTGAATTTAAGCAATAGCCAGAAATTACGTTATGCGGTTGTTGTTGTGTATGGCGTAAATGCCGGTGGCGTGTCACTGATCACGGGTGATGTCACAACGTTGATGATTTTCCTGGCGGGCAAGGTAGCGATTGCCGATTTATTGGGATTGATTATTCCGGCTTTTATTTCAGTGATGACACTTTGTGTCCTGCTGAGTTTTGGTTTAACAGGACAGTTGGCGATCGAAAAAAATAAAGCCGATCTGGATGTGGTGGACTGGACCATTACCGGGTTGTTTTTCTTAACCATTCTGACGGTAATTTTTGCCAATGTATTTTATGGGGTGCCGCCGGTATTAACCTTCCTGTTTGGCTTGGGGCTGATGTTTATGGTGGCTCAGTTTATCGACAAACAAGAGCCGCTGCTGGATTACATTCGTAAAATTGAATTTGATACCTTGCTGTTCTTCTTAGGGGTGTTGTTGCTGGTGGGCATTCTGAAAGAAGTGAAAGCACTGGATTCTATTCTGTTGATTTATCAGCACCTGGCACCGGCGCTGGCGAATTATCTGCTGGGCATTATTTCCGCTATTTTTGATAACGTGCCATTGACTTCAGCGCTGCTGAAATCCGGCATTGAAATGTCCACCAATGATTGGCTTGGGCTGACGTTCTCGGTCGGCGTGGGTGGTGCTATGTTGTCAATTGGTTCGGCTGCGGGCGTGGTAGCAATGAACAAGGTCAAAGGCCTGACCTTTATCAATTACCTGAAATACACGCCGTTATTACTGATTGCTTACAGTGTTGGTTATTTGCTGGTGATCTGGAGTCGCCAGTTGATGGTGGGGTGA